One Desulfobulbus propionicus DSM 2032 DNA segment encodes these proteins:
- the cysK gene encoding cysteine synthase A, which yields MRTVCGDFTQAVGNTPLVHLRHISSATGVELLAKVESFNPLGSIKDRVAVAMVDDAEQRGLLAPGGTIVEPTSGNTGIGLAFVSASRGYHLILAMPESMSIERRKLLIHLGAELVLTPAAEGMRGAVARAAAIQQERPGVWMPNQFANPANPAMHRRTTGPEIWQQGGGRIDAFVAGVGTGGTISGVGGYLKEQHPAVRIVAVEPAASPVLSGGMPGPHKIQGIGAGFVPDNLDRAVIDEIVTVENDEAIRQAQFLARREGILCGISGGAALAGALRLAVRPEFQGKRIVLLLPDTGERYLSTELMTA from the coding sequence ATGAGGACGGTGTGCGGCGATTTCACTCAGGCGGTGGGCAACACCCCATTGGTTCATCTTCGGCACATCAGCTCCGCAACCGGAGTTGAACTGCTGGCCAAGGTGGAGTCGTTCAATCCGCTGGGCAGCATCAAGGACCGGGTGGCGGTGGCCATGGTCGATGACGCCGAGCAACGCGGTTTGCTTGCCCCGGGCGGCACCATTGTCGAGCCGACCAGCGGCAATACCGGCATCGGGCTGGCCTTTGTCAGTGCCAGCCGCGGCTACCATCTGATCCTCGCCATGCCCGAAAGCATGAGCATTGAGCGGCGCAAGCTGCTGATCCATCTGGGGGCCGAGCTGGTGCTGACCCCGGCGGCCGAGGGCATGCGGGGTGCAGTGGCCCGGGCCGCCGCCATTCAGCAGGAACGTCCGGGCGTCTGGATGCCCAACCAGTTCGCCAACCCGGCCAACCCGGCCATGCACCGGCGCACCACCGGCCCGGAGATCTGGCAACAGGGAGGGGGGCGGATCGACGCCTTTGTCGCCGGCGTGGGCACCGGCGGCACCATCAGCGGTGTGGGCGGGTACCTCAAGGAACAGCACCCGGCGGTGCGGATCGTGGCGGTCGAGCCGGCCGCCTCGCCGGTGCTCTCGGGTGGTATGCCCGGGCCGCACAAGATCCAGGGCATCGGCGCCGGTTTTGTTCCGGACAATCTCGACCGGGCGGTGATCGACGAGATTGTTACAGTCGAAAACGACGAGGCCATCCGCCAGGCGCAGTTTCTGGCCCGGCGTGAAGGCATCCTCTGCGGCATCTCCGGTGGCGCGGCCCTGGCCGGAGCCCTGCGGTTGGCTGTCCGGCCCGAGTTTCAGGGTAAACGGATCGTCCTTCTTCTGCCCGACACCGGCGAGCGCTATCTGAGCACCGAGTTGATGACCGCATAG